A window from Candidatus Nitrospira neomarina encodes these proteins:
- a CDS encoding SulP family inorganic anion transporter: protein MTYAAQESQFNFHHVKGDVLGGLTAGVVTLPLALAFGLQSGLGAVSGLYCAILLGAIAILFGGTRTLISTPTGPMTVVAALTVSQAISIAGSLELALGTIIGIFILAGVVQIVFGLLKIGGNIKYIPYPVLSGFMTGIGIILILFEVFPLMGLSAPSTIYGVFTGAAQALRDMNIQALALGGLTLVILYAAPKVSTTIPAALMALLVGTFLALATGLSVPLIGEVSQGLPSFQFERLLNVDVSQPSFIITAALTLGALGCIDTLLTAVIVDKITETKHQSNRELIGQGMGNVASALFGGLPGAGTTMSSIVNVKAGGRTRLAGVVSSLFLLTVLLGLGAYVQFVPIPVLAAILITVGLDIIDYKGLKEVVKVDRAESAILFIVLFLTVFVDLITAVGAGMTLSVFVFMKKMGDIGEEKIVLFPLRSLKIRKPCDLREEFVLPQDYLDTVYIKTFTGPVFFGFSHFLIDNVKQLPTVNILIFEMNRVPYLDQSAAHALELVFEYMQKRGIRVLLANINPQPLEMLRAVDLTPRIVPEHHIFEDIFDCVRWLEEEFVSDKTTLNPRVI from the coding sequence ATGACATACGCCGCGCAGGAATCACAATTTAATTTCCATCATGTCAAGGGAGATGTTCTCGGTGGGTTGACCGCTGGAGTGGTGACCTTACCCTTGGCCCTGGCCTTTGGCCTTCAATCCGGACTGGGAGCGGTTTCCGGGCTGTATTGTGCAATTCTGCTGGGGGCCATTGCCATTCTTTTTGGCGGCACGCGCACGCTCATCAGTACTCCAACCGGCCCCATGACGGTGGTCGCCGCGTTGACTGTGTCTCAAGCCATCAGTATCGCCGGGAGCTTGGAATTGGCCCTTGGGACGATCATCGGAATATTCATCTTAGCGGGTGTGGTGCAAATCGTCTTCGGACTTCTCAAAATTGGCGGCAATATCAAATATATTCCCTATCCGGTCCTTTCCGGATTTATGACCGGCATTGGGATTATTCTGATCTTATTTGAAGTGTTTCCGTTAATGGGCTTGTCGGCGCCCTCCACCATCTATGGAGTGTTTACGGGGGCGGCGCAGGCTTTACGCGACATGAATATCCAAGCGCTTGCGTTGGGGGGCCTGACCCTGGTGATTCTGTATGCGGCCCCTAAGGTCAGTACCACCATTCCGGCTGCGCTGATGGCCTTGTTGGTTGGAACCTTCCTGGCACTGGCGACCGGTTTGTCTGTTCCACTGATTGGGGAGGTGTCCCAGGGCTTGCCTTCCTTTCAATTTGAACGGTTATTGAATGTGGACGTTTCCCAACCGTCATTTATCATCACCGCCGCGCTGACCCTTGGAGCCTTGGGATGCATCGACACCCTCTTGACCGCCGTCATTGTCGACAAAATTACCGAAACCAAGCATCAGAGTAACCGGGAATTAATTGGTCAGGGTATGGGCAATGTGGCATCGGCGCTCTTTGGTGGATTACCCGGTGCGGGAACGACCATGTCGTCGATCGTCAATGTAAAGGCTGGAGGTCGTACACGGCTCGCCGGGGTGGTTTCCAGTCTTTTTCTGCTGACTGTGCTCTTAGGCCTGGGTGCATATGTTCAATTTGTGCCCATTCCCGTTCTGGCGGCCATACTCATTACTGTCGGTTTGGACATTATCGACTATAAGGGGCTCAAGGAAGTGGTGAAAGTGGACCGGGCTGAAAGCGCCATCCTCTTCATCGTGTTGTTTCTGACCGTGTTTGTCGATTTGATCACAGCCGTCGGAGCAGGGATGACTCTCTCCGTCTTTGTGTTCATGAAAAAAATGGGGGACATCGGAGAAGAAAAAATTGTCCTGTTTCCCCTTCGGTCGCTAAAAATTCGAAAACCTTGCGACCTGAGGGAAGAGTTTGTCTTACCACAGGATTATTTAGATACCGTGTATATCAAAACATTTACCGGTCCGGTTTTCTTCGGCTTTTCTCATTTTTTAATCGATAATGTTAAACAATTACCCACGGTCAACATTCTGATTTTTGAGATGAATCGCGTACCGTATCTCGACCAATCAGCCGCACATGCCCTGGAATTAGTCTTTGAATACATGCAAAAGCGGGGTATTCGAGTCCTGTTGGCCAACATTAACCCTCAACCATTAGAGATGCTCCGCGCGGTTGATCTGACGCCAAGAATCGTTCCGGAACACCATATTTTTGAAGATATTTTTGATTGCGTACGATGGCTGGAGGAAGAGTTTGTCTCAGACAAAACGACCTTGAATCCACGGGTGATTTAA
- a CDS encoding GAF domain-containing protein — MLKPFLNFSGFSIPIVGYVVLMVGVSLVISLVDGMLPLGVSIGEAYTILVLMGFMAKDKRLIYGGAIAGTILTLEGAFISDPGVALWMAEINRALSIFVIWLVAVFALGQLRFIEEQKESEKMKMAYELLKQETTFLKLNQEIAVLSNTNDPVEDALKGAMKIICDYTGWPVAHLYIRDGDKDLLNPSKIWILRDWGKFETFRQVTESTKFAPGEGLPGRVLASGKVAWIKNVTKDPNFPRARLAKEIGVKAGFAFPILIGPKVVAVMEFFSEEAMEPDGKLLDVMEIIGYLLGRIFERDHAGLKRGEYEDHLRRLYGRIKAVRELENVPGDHKRTAEGIHDELR; from the coding sequence ATGCTAAAACCCTTTTTAAACTTTTCCGGTTTTTCGATCCCGATCGTTGGCTATGTCGTTCTGATGGTCGGCGTTTCCCTGGTCATTTCTCTCGTGGATGGCATGTTGCCGTTGGGTGTGTCAATTGGCGAAGCCTATACCATTTTGGTCTTAATGGGCTTCATGGCAAAAGACAAGCGGTTGATCTATGGCGGGGCAATTGCCGGGACGATTCTGACCTTAGAAGGGGCGTTTATTTCCGATCCTGGCGTGGCCTTATGGATGGCAGAAATCAATCGGGCGCTTTCTATCTTTGTCATCTGGCTGGTCGCCGTGTTTGCCCTAGGACAATTGCGGTTTATCGAAGAGCAGAAGGAATCGGAAAAAATGAAAATGGCCTATGAACTCTTGAAACAGGAAACGACTTTTCTGAAACTAAATCAGGAGATTGCTGTCTTATCTAATACCAATGACCCGGTAGAGGATGCGTTAAAAGGTGCCATGAAAATCATTTGCGACTATACGGGGTGGCCGGTCGCCCATCTCTATATTCGTGACGGCGATAAGGACCTCTTGAATCCAAGCAAAATTTGGATTTTGAGGGACTGGGGGAAATTCGAGACGTTTCGACAGGTGACAGAATCGACGAAATTTGCTCCTGGAGAGGGGTTGCCAGGTCGGGTGTTGGCCAGTGGAAAGGTGGCCTGGATTAAAAATGTGACGAAGGATCCCAATTTCCCTCGCGCCCGCCTTGCCAAGGAAATAGGCGTGAAGGCCGGCTTTGCCTTTCCCATCCTTATTGGACCGAAGGTGGTGGCGGTGATGGAGTTTTTCTCGGAAGAAGCGATGGAGCCGGACGGCAAGCTTCTGGACGTCATGGAAATCATCGGCTACCTGTTGGGTCGTATCTTTGAACGAGATCACGCCGGTCTCAAACGAGGCGAATATGAGGACCACTTGAGACGTCTCTACGGCCGGATCAAAGCGGTGCGGGAACTCGAAAACGTGCCGGGTGATCACAAGAGAACCGCCGAAGGCATTCATGACGAATTACGATAA
- a CDS encoding adenosine deaminase, with product MNQNELEQWILQLPKVELHLHIEGTLEPELMFDLAKRNGLSLPFATSEELKRAYNFQDLQSFLNLYYEGSQVLRHERDFFDLTWAYLKRVEKEHVRHVEIFFDPQAHMNRGVDFHTVISGIHAALEQARTELKITSKLIPCFLRDLPPDSARQTLDMILEYRDWVCAVGLDSSEKGRPPELFLDVFDRARTEGLLTVAHAGEEGPPEYIWQALELLKVVRIDHGIRCLEDESLVRHLAHTQIPLTVCPLSNVKLKVFRSLDHHNLKVLLQRGLCVSIHSDDPAYFGGYITDNYLAAQRALNLQPTDIVQLAKNGVKASFLSDTEKEKLIGEIQDHAGRL from the coding sequence ATGAATCAGAACGAACTCGAACAATGGATTCTTCAACTTCCCAAAGTAGAACTTCACCTTCATATCGAAGGGACCCTCGAACCGGAGTTGATGTTCGATCTCGCGAAGCGTAACGGCCTCTCTCTTCCCTTTGCGACAAGTGAGGAGCTGAAGCGGGCTTACAACTTTCAAGATCTCCAGTCCTTCTTAAATCTTTACTATGAAGGCTCACAGGTTTTACGACATGAACGGGATTTCTTTGATCTGACCTGGGCCTACCTGAAACGCGTGGAGAAGGAACATGTCCGCCACGTGGAAATCTTTTTTGACCCCCAGGCGCATATGAACCGTGGGGTAGACTTTCACACCGTCATTTCAGGAATTCACGCCGCACTCGAACAAGCTCGCACCGAGCTGAAAATCACTTCCAAGCTGATTCCCTGTTTCCTTCGCGATCTCCCTCCCGATTCTGCCAGGCAGACGCTGGATATGATCCTGGAATATCGCGACTGGGTATGTGCGGTGGGGCTCGATTCTTCCGAGAAGGGACGTCCCCCGGAGCTTTTTCTGGATGTCTTCGACCGCGCACGGACCGAAGGATTGCTGACCGTGGCTCATGCCGGGGAGGAAGGCCCTCCGGAATATATTTGGCAGGCCCTCGAGCTACTCAAGGTCGTCCGCATCGATCACGGAATCCGTTGTCTGGAGGATGAATCCCTGGTCCGGCATCTGGCTCACACCCAAATTCCTCTTACGGTTTGTCCACTCTCCAATGTGAAACTCAAAGTGTTCCGCTCACTGGATCACCATAATTTAAAGGTGCTTCTCCAACGAGGTTTATGCGTGTCGATCCACTCCGATGACCCTGCCTACTTTGGGGGGTACATTACCGACAATTATCTCGCCGCCCAGCGCGCGCTCAATCTCCAGCCCACCGACATCGTTCAATTGGCCAAGAATGGCGTGAAGGCCAGTTTCCTGTCAGACACAGAAAAGGAAAAACTCATTGGTGAAATTCAGGACCATGCCGGAAGACTGTAG
- a CDS encoding transglycosylase SLT domain-containing protein has translation MNSTRMIPCLLAMAIALLAGCAAMPPKHQENLCTIFDQYPEWYDAAKESQEKWGTPPHILMAFVKQESAFHHDATPPWDWFLFIPLGPLSSAEGYAQAKDETWEEYEEEAGDFFNSRSSMEDALDFIGWYNHKSNRELGISKWDPKRLYLAYHEGRGGYRRGSYKRKPKIVRIANRVDWQAREYGAQLRQCEHRFRCRHWYQFWPFCS, from the coding sequence ATGAATTCAACGCGGATGATTCCTTGTCTTCTTGCAATGGCCATCGCACTCTTGGCGGGATGCGCGGCCATGCCCCCTAAACATCAGGAGAATCTGTGCACCATTTTCGATCAATACCCCGAGTGGTACGATGCGGCCAAAGAATCCCAGGAAAAATGGGGCACACCACCCCATATTCTCATGGCTTTCGTCAAACAGGAGTCGGCGTTTCACCACGACGCCACGCCCCCATGGGATTGGTTCCTGTTTATTCCCCTCGGACCCCTATCGTCGGCGGAGGGCTATGCCCAGGCTAAGGACGAGACCTGGGAGGAGTATGAGGAGGAGGCCGGGGATTTTTTCAATAGCCGCTCATCCATGGAGGACGCCCTGGACTTCATCGGCTGGTACAACCATAAAAGCAACAGAGAGCTCGGCATTTCCAAATGGGATCCCAAGCGCCTGTATCTCGCTTATCATGAAGGTCGCGGGGGCTATCGGCGTGGGAGCTACAAGAGGAAGCCGAAGATCGTGCGTATCGCGAATCGTGTGGATTGGCAAGCCAGGGAATATGGGGCACAGCTGCGCCAATGCGAACATCGGTTTAGATGTCGACACTGGTATCAATTCTGGCCGTTTTGCAGCTGA
- a CDS encoding GH36-type glycosyl hydrolase domain-containing protein, whose amino-acid sequence MSTFRSRNELETIELANSSGLVFEFFQNGGLFRAMCHEVMINQILGNPLEGSLNNIYLRLRTVDSITFVPLIGPSSPSAFAYAPHQARWQGNWQDLAYTCSLTIHPEATLWFWTIDIRNTASTDRLCDVIYTQDIGLAHEGAVRNNEAYCSHYIDHHVLTHDKYGPVVCSRQNQACGDHHPWLIQGSTTHTRGFVTDGLAFYGLAYKHTNTPVGLTQDCLVSVKQQYEMAFCGLQSDILRIAPGESRSVTFYAEYVPHHPEPSQAADADRIRPTINRIEQLQEQPPDRVFTPQPAADSILHNLQMLTGQDVTEDEVQALYMDRRRHEEGQDGTLLSFFYADATHVVLKAKERLVERPHGHILRSGSARIPQDDGLSSTTHMAGVFHSHLTIGNTSFNKLLSITRTPFNIFKTSGLRIFIKRGATYHILGMPSCYEIGLHSCRWRYKTDQGWIVVDAWVSPEDAAAFVNIESDQANTFVILGNLVLGNHELDHQGQIDIDARTATATLRPHASTEMAQRYPDSVFFLTTSEPAKVEHIGTDEELFSDHQSRELPYLTFRTKPVQTFSLAITGSIVNADHAKTLCKKYQTQSANLKLDQQAGWSFWQSLGRQFHLSLTRTNPLCDKLNDIFYWYVHNAMVHYTTPHGLEQFSGAAWGVRDVCQGPIELLLATQHHPEAKQILLTVFAQQYEKTADWPQWFMFDRFANIQHPESHGDIILWPLKALAMYLEASNDFSILEIELPYTDIATFVRSPTSSTLLRHVRRTIDAIESRFIPGTALSAYGAGDWDDTLQPAQSAMREHMVSTWTVALTYQVFQQLGTAFKQAGLHTDEQRLLQLAGRIKADFNQHLLPDEVVSGFGYRHPDGRIEPIIHPSDTRTKIHYRLLPMTRSMIGELFTPEQVQAHLQLIESHLRFPDGVRLMNTPVSYQGGVRVLFRRAEESAHFGREIGLQYVHAHIRYIEAMCKIGQAEKAYDGILQILPITIQDQVSNAVTRQSNAYFSSSDADVRDRDEAEQLWDALRAGHVRVKGGWRIYSSGPGILINQVVSNFLGLRLSYDDVVIDPVLPKQLDGLRFTFVIDGKPITVIFSIAGDAPAMVQTVTINGTEMGFRRDHNPYRPGGVRIPGANVYPLLTDGPNRILISVA is encoded by the coding sequence ATGTCGACATTTCGATCACGAAACGAGCTTGAAACGATTGAGCTAGCCAACTCAAGCGGCCTTGTCTTTGAATTTTTTCAGAATGGCGGGTTATTCCGGGCCATGTGTCATGAGGTGATGATTAATCAGATACTGGGCAACCCGCTTGAAGGATCATTGAACAATATCTATTTACGCCTCCGTACGGTTGATTCAATCACGTTCGTCCCGCTGATCGGACCCTCGTCACCCAGTGCGTTCGCGTACGCACCACACCAAGCCAGATGGCAAGGGAACTGGCAGGATCTGGCTTATACGTGTTCACTGACGATCCACCCGGAGGCCACGCTGTGGTTTTGGACTATCGACATTCGCAACACCGCCTCGACGGATCGTCTTTGCGATGTGATCTATACCCAGGATATCGGCCTGGCCCACGAAGGGGCGGTCCGAAACAATGAAGCGTATTGCAGCCACTACATTGACCACCATGTTCTGACCCACGACAAATACGGTCCTGTCGTCTGTTCACGCCAGAATCAAGCCTGCGGAGATCACCATCCCTGGTTGATTCAGGGGAGTACCACCCATACCAGAGGCTTCGTGACCGATGGTCTGGCCTTTTATGGATTGGCGTATAAACACACCAATACCCCGGTTGGACTCACACAGGATTGTCTCGTGAGTGTCAAACAACAATATGAAATGGCCTTCTGCGGTTTGCAATCCGATATCCTCCGGATTGCTCCTGGTGAGTCCCGATCGGTCACGTTTTATGCCGAATATGTGCCGCACCATCCGGAGCCCAGCCAGGCCGCTGATGCCGATCGTATTCGGCCCACGATAAATCGTATCGAACAATTACAAGAACAACCACCCGATCGCGTTTTCACGCCGCAACCAGCCGCCGACTCGATCTTGCACAACCTTCAGATGCTGACCGGACAGGATGTAACCGAGGACGAGGTCCAAGCCCTATACATGGATCGGCGACGCCATGAGGAAGGCCAGGATGGAACATTGTTGTCGTTTTTTTATGCGGATGCCACCCACGTGGTATTAAAAGCCAAAGAGCGGCTCGTCGAACGCCCCCACGGCCATATTTTGCGCAGTGGGAGCGCCAGAATTCCGCAGGACGATGGGCTGAGTTCCACCACGCATATGGCCGGCGTCTTTCACTCTCATCTCACCATTGGCAACACGTCGTTCAACAAACTGTTATCGATCACCAGAACTCCATTCAACATCTTCAAAACGAGCGGCCTGCGCATTTTCATCAAGCGAGGCGCCACGTATCATATTCTCGGGATGCCGTCGTGTTATGAAATCGGCTTGCACTCCTGCCGATGGCGTTACAAGACCGATCAGGGATGGATTGTGGTCGATGCCTGGGTCAGCCCCGAAGACGCCGCAGCGTTTGTGAATATCGAGTCCGATCAGGCCAATACCTTCGTCATCCTCGGCAATCTGGTTCTGGGTAACCATGAACTGGATCATCAAGGCCAAATCGATATTGATGCCCGGACAGCCACCGCCACCTTGAGGCCACATGCCAGTACGGAGATGGCCCAACGATATCCGGATTCCGTGTTCTTTCTCACCACGTCAGAGCCGGCCAAGGTCGAGCACATCGGGACAGATGAAGAATTGTTTTCCGATCACCAGTCCCGTGAACTTCCCTATCTCACATTTCGTACAAAACCGGTGCAGACGTTTTCTTTGGCGATCACCGGTTCAATCGTCAACGCGGATCACGCCAAAACCCTATGCAAGAAATATCAGACTCAGTCGGCAAATCTGAAGCTAGACCAACAAGCCGGCTGGTCATTTTGGCAATCACTTGGAAGACAATTTCACCTATCCCTCACCAGGACGAATCCGCTGTGTGACAAACTCAATGACATCTTTTACTGGTACGTCCACAATGCCATGGTGCACTACACGACCCCCCATGGCCTTGAACAATTTTCCGGTGCGGCATGGGGTGTCCGCGATGTCTGCCAAGGCCCGATCGAACTCCTGTTAGCCACCCAACACCATCCTGAAGCGAAACAGATCCTGTTAACGGTCTTTGCCCAGCAATATGAGAAGACGGCTGATTGGCCACAGTGGTTTATGTTTGACCGGTTCGCCAACATCCAGCACCCAGAGAGCCATGGGGACATCATCCTTTGGCCCTTGAAAGCGTTGGCGATGTATCTCGAAGCCAGCAATGATTTCAGTATCCTGGAAATTGAGTTGCCCTATACCGACATAGCAACGTTTGTTCGCAGTCCCACCAGTTCGACTCTATTACGCCATGTTCGGCGCACGATTGACGCCATCGAATCCCGCTTTATCCCGGGTACGGCGTTATCAGCCTACGGCGCCGGGGATTGGGACGATACCCTTCAACCGGCTCAATCCGCTATGCGCGAGCATATGGTCAGCACCTGGACGGTCGCCTTAACCTATCAAGTTTTCCAACAATTGGGTACCGCCTTTAAGCAGGCCGGGCTCCATACAGATGAACAACGGCTGCTCCAGTTAGCCGGGCGCATCAAAGCAGACTTTAATCAGCATCTTCTACCGGATGAAGTTGTCAGCGGATTTGGCTATCGTCACCCCGATGGGCGGATAGAACCCATCATTCACCCAAGCGATACGCGCACGAAGATTCACTACCGGCTGCTGCCGATGACCCGCAGCATGATTGGCGAGTTATTTACTCCTGAGCAAGTGCAAGCTCACCTGCAGCTCATCGAATCTCATTTACGGTTCCCGGACGGTGTCCGCCTCATGAACACACCCGTGTCCTATCAAGGCGGGGTGCGGGTGCTATTCCGTCGGGCCGAAGAGTCGGCTCATTTCGGGCGTGAGATCGGTTTGCAATATGTCCACGCCCACATCCGCTATATCGAAGCGATGTGTAAAATCGGCCAAGCCGAAAAAGCCTACGATGGGATCCTGCAGATTTTACCGATTACGATTCAGGATCAGGTCTCCAATGCGGTCACACGGCAAAGCAATGCCTATTTCAGTAGCTCGGATGCGGATGTGCGTGATCGTGATGAGGCCGAACAGCTTTGGGATGCGCTGCGGGCAGGTCACGTTCGGGTGAAAGGGGGTTGGCGCATCTACTCCAGTGGACCCGGCATCTTGATCAATCAAGTCGTCAGCAATTTTTTGGGCTTGAGACTGTCGTATGACGATGTCGTCATCGATCCCGTCCTGCCGAAACAACTAGATGGATTACGCTTTACCTTTGTCATCGATGGAAAACCCATCACTGTGATCTTCTCCATTGCCGGTGATGCACCAGCGATGGTGCAAACCGTGACCATCAATGGAACCGAAATGGGATTTAGACGCGATCACAATCCCTACCGCCCAGGCGGGGTCCGGATACCCGGCGCGAACGTTTACCCCCTTCTGACCGACGGCCCCAACCGCATTCTCATCAGCGTAGCCTAA
- the hpt gene encoding hypoxanthine phosphoribosyltransferase → MLPHSVLIDEKTIEARVGELAKLIATDLPSRQPILLGLLTGSFVFLADLVRHLSHHGIEPQVEFIKVSHYGGTSEASGSVSFLKEELPHITDEVVVVVDDIFDSGFSLLAVNEHLKQQKPAWVRFCTLLDKPNRHQVALRADYVGFEIPDVWIIGYGLDLGGEGRALPYLAAVEREGQEGHK, encoded by the coding sequence GTGCTTCCTCATTCAGTCCTGATTGATGAGAAAACCATTGAGGCGCGGGTTGGCGAATTAGCCAAACTGATCGCAACCGATTTGCCGTCCCGACAACCCATCCTGCTTGGATTGTTGACCGGAAGCTTTGTTTTCCTGGCTGATCTCGTGCGACACCTTTCCCACCATGGTATCGAGCCCCAAGTCGAATTCATAAAAGTTTCGCACTATGGTGGCACCAGTGAGGCCAGCGGGTCAGTCAGCTTTCTGAAGGAGGAGCTCCCTCATATCACAGATGAAGTGGTAGTGGTCGTCGATGATATTTTCGATTCGGGGTTCTCATTGCTCGCGGTCAATGAACATCTGAAGCAACAGAAACCGGCCTGGGTGCGTTTCTGTACCCTCTTGGATAAGCCAAACCGCCATCAGGTGGCTCTCAGGGCCGACTACGTCGGATTTGAGATTCCGGATGTCTGGATCATTGGGTATGGTTTGGATTTAGGAGGTGAGGGACGGGCATTACCCTATTTAGCGGCAGTTGAGCGGGAGGGCCAGGAAGGCCACAAATAG
- a CDS encoding glycosyltransferase: protein MIKVSVIVPFYNSERYIKGCIEGLLQQSYPREQYEILMIDNNSTDTSAETVRQYPGIQLLHETMQGSYAARNRGLREAKGEVMAFIDADCVPSHDWLHEIMLAMEKPDLSIVLGRRTFAGDSILLSLFADYEDEKHKYVFTSDKQEIYYGHTNNMAVKKQLFDELGLFVERLRGSDTIFVRHAVNTYSCEVVRYCPRIQVRHLEIENLQQLFQKFSIYGRTNIGTRHVVCQKTLTAKEKFHVFRNVVRHQEYSWKESIVLMGVLGMGVVYWVLGKIKLSGRERDSVE, encoded by the coding sequence ATGATCAAGGTTTCTGTCATCGTTCCTTTTTATAATTCAGAGCGGTATATCAAGGGATGTATCGAAGGGTTGCTTCAGCAAAGCTATCCTCGGGAACAATATGAAATTCTCATGATCGATAATAATTCTACGGACACCTCCGCTGAAACCGTGCGACAATATCCCGGCATTCAATTGCTGCACGAAACGATGCAGGGCTCGTATGCCGCGAGGAATCGCGGGCTTCGGGAAGCGAAAGGCGAAGTTATGGCCTTTATTGATGCGGATTGTGTCCCCTCCCATGATTGGTTGCACGAAATCATGCTGGCCATGGAGAAGCCGGATCTCAGTATTGTTCTTGGTCGAAGGACATTTGCGGGAGACTCTATTCTTCTGTCTCTGTTTGCAGACTATGAGGATGAAAAGCACAAATATGTGTTTACTAGCGACAAGCAAGAAATCTATTACGGGCATACGAATAACATGGCGGTGAAGAAACAACTCTTTGATGAACTCGGTCTTTTCGTGGAGCGGCTACGGGGAAGCGATACGATCTTTGTTCGACACGCTGTCAATACCTATTCCTGTGAAGTCGTTCGATATTGTCCGCGGATTCAAGTCCGGCATTTGGAAATTGAGAATCTCCAGCAATTGTTCCAAAAATTTTCCATATACGGGCGTACAAACATTGGCACTAGACATGTCGTGTGTCAAAAAACGTTAACCGCTAAGGAAAAATTTCATGTGTTTCGCAACGTCGTTCGCCATCAAGAGTACTCATGGAAAGAATCCATCGTCCTCATGGGAGTTCTGGGGATGGGTGTTGTTTACTGGGTCTTGGGGAAGATCAAACTCTCCGGACGTGAGCGAGATTCAGTAGAATAA
- a CDS encoding HEAT repeat domain-containing protein, with translation MIMVSFTGLTQVGAEPLSPQSYQPTYLVILQPDTPEEEFEQWLQKEVFPKLEIFQRNVYGVTHELFKTKGQEGNPRYLWRPNIQFIGTPTHDLYDRLSAEMTKLLGEKAHILPKFSFVSDQPGNGEGKDHTHLVVRKTPYYLTSPQQGLPPDGEWEPGTQVALLEEESGSFHLVRGKDGVQGFVQADDIQPLGTHGPQVSAHMNALQEQDVPSRIRAAQALGGIGHPATPAVPLLQKVAEKDVDEYVRHFAKEAVGMIQQPNPLELGIHGMLVVSHRSPEATSPIYLSHLPMYVAPHRFQGIWEVSLDKEGEDSYRHAQMLDNRGGKPLYPYFTLVPTERFALRELNNTRTTFQAKLFGGHFERSSGKFLKVVDVTIKNPVYWSKLHPKGKRPSSSEFIAFGQQSDDENNPVGTAFFSHKITIPENYDQILNVRVMTAPSSLPINPVLQDGTIVTAKGRDDTKARKFASSDKHSPAFTKHISAGSSDTEAHQYVLGILGQYYLEEEELRENHLAENMP, from the coding sequence ATGATAATGGTGAGTTTTACGGGTCTTACCCAGGTTGGTGCAGAGCCCCTGTCCCCTCAATCTTATCAACCCACGTACTTAGTGATTCTCCAACCTGATACGCCGGAAGAAGAATTTGAACAGTGGCTCCAAAAGGAAGTCTTCCCCAAACTTGAAATTTTTCAACGGAATGTTTATGGCGTAACCCACGAACTGTTTAAAACCAAGGGCCAGGAAGGGAACCCTCGCTACCTCTGGAGACCGAACATTCAATTTATTGGAACACCCACACATGATTTGTATGACCGATTGTCTGCAGAAATGACCAAGTTGTTAGGTGAAAAAGCCCACATTCTGCCAAAGTTCTCCTTCGTATCGGATCAACCAGGAAATGGAGAAGGAAAAGATCATACGCACCTGGTAGTCAGGAAAACACCGTATTACCTAACCAGTCCTCAGCAAGGCCTGCCTCCTGATGGTGAATGGGAACCTGGAACACAAGTGGCACTCCTGGAGGAGGAGTCAGGTAGTTTTCATCTCGTGCGTGGCAAAGATGGGGTTCAAGGCTTTGTCCAGGCAGATGATATTCAGCCACTTGGGACACACGGGCCTCAAGTTTCTGCCCATATGAACGCGCTACAAGAACAAGACGTCCCCTCACGAATACGCGCGGCCCAAGCCTTGGGCGGAATCGGCCACCCTGCGACTCCAGCCGTTCCCCTATTACAGAAAGTTGCAGAAAAGGATGTTGATGAATATGTTCGCCACTTTGCTAAAGAGGCTGTGGGCATGATTCAACAACCCAATCCTTTAGAACTCGGCATCCACGGTATGTTAGTGGTGAGTCATCGTTCCCCAGAAGCGACCTCCCCAATTTATCTTAGTCATCTACCAATGTATGTGGCCCCTCATCGATTCCAGGGTATTTGGGAAGTATCCTTAGACAAAGAAGGTGAAGACAGCTATCGCCATGCCCAGATGTTAGATAATCGAGGAGGAAAGCCTCTCTACCCCTATTTCACCCTGGTGCCAACCGAACGATTTGCCTTACGGGAATTAAACAATACTCGCACAACCTTTCAAGCCAAATTATTTGGGGGACATTTTGAACGGTCATCTGGCAAGTTTCTGAAAGTCGTAGACGTGACGATTAAAAATCCGGTGTATTGGAGCAAACTACATCCAAAGGGAAAACGGCCCTCTTCCTCAGAGTTTATCGCATTTGGTCAACAGTCAGACGATGAGAATAATCCTGTAGGAACCGCTTTTTTTTCCCATAAAATTACCATTCCAGAAAATTATGACCAAATTTTGAATGTGCGCGTGATGACTGCCCCAAGTTCACTGCCGATTAACCCGGTCTTACAAGATGGGACAATCGTCACGGCCAAAGGACGCGATGATACTAAAGCACGTAAGTTTGCTTCGAGTGACAAACATTCACCTGCATTTACCAAACACATTTCCGCAGGTTCATCAGATACGGAAGCCCATCAATATGTCTTAGGCATACTAGGTCAGTACTACTTAGAAGAAGAGGAATTACGTGAAAATCATCTGGCCGAAAATATGCCATAA